One window of Amaranthus tricolor cultivar Red isolate AtriRed21 chromosome 11, ASM2621246v1, whole genome shotgun sequence genomic DNA carries:
- the LOC130827744 gene encoding protein LITTLE ZIPPER 3-like encodes MERLNSELYLQNCYIMQENERLRKKAQLLNQENQQLLSELKQRLAKKPNKGKQSNNSSVSDQFNPSNSMS; translated from the coding sequence ATGGAAAGATTGAACTCAGAATTGTACTTACAAAACTGTTACATAATGCAAGAAAATGAAAGGCTAAGGAAGAAAGCACAACTACTGAATCAAGAAAACCAACAACTTTTATCAGAATTAAAACAGAGACTTGCAAAGAAACCAAACAAAGGAAAACAGAGTAACAATTCCTCTGTTTCAGACCAATTCAATCCTTCCAATTCTATGTCTTAG